The Calditrichota bacterium genome has a window encoding:
- a CDS encoding OmpA family protein, with the protein MAEHNDPPIIRIVKKGHGHGHHGGAWKVAFADFVTAMMALFIVLWILGQSEDVKRGIGGYFRDPTGKALLGAGPSESISSSNKSMIKLPTVMERYSMPDPVLESEADRLEEVIEQSEALRELKDQISIEVTQEGLRLEINEGEHDPLFESGSAEMTPKLRAALAALANEYKKLPYKIIVEGHTDATPYRSVSGMTNWELSTQRANQARNVLEEGGLPDDQVLMVRGFADRRPRFDDPLDPRNRRISMLLVSSQGMDIALGKLNFAGIEDSEIPATPPETKPKRNRVTLFATGKND; encoded by the coding sequence ATGGCTGAGCACAACGATCCACCTATTATACGTATCGTTAAGAAGGGGCACGGACACGGCCACCACGGTGGTGCGTGGAAGGTCGCTTTTGCTGATTTCGTGACCGCGATGATGGCACTCTTCATCGTGCTGTGGATTCTCGGCCAATCGGAAGACGTGAAGCGCGGTATCGGCGGCTATTTTCGCGATCCGACGGGCAAAGCACTGCTCGGCGCGGGACCTTCGGAGTCGATCAGCAGCAGCAACAAGTCCATGATTAAGCTGCCGACGGTTATGGAACGCTATTCCATGCCTGATCCCGTACTGGAGAGCGAAGCGGACCGACTGGAAGAAGTGATCGAACAGAGCGAAGCCCTAAGAGAGCTTAAAGATCAGATTTCAATCGAAGTCACGCAAGAGGGACTCCGGCTCGAAATCAATGAAGGAGAGCATGACCCGCTCTTCGAATCCGGCAGCGCAGAAATGACTCCGAAACTGCGGGCGGCGCTTGCAGCACTCGCGAATGAATACAAAAAACTTCCGTACAAGATTATCGTCGAAGGTCACACAGACGCAACGCCCTATCGAAGCGTGAGCGGCATGACGAACTGGGAACTTTCTACACAACGTGCCAATCAAGCACGAAACGTTTTGGAAGAGGGCGGCTTACCGGATGATCAAGTGCTGATGGTGCGTGGCTTTGCCGACCGCCGTCCGCGTTTCGATGATCCGCTTGATCCGCGCAACCGCAGAATCTCCATGCTGCTGGTTTCCAGCCAAGGTATGGACATCGCGTTGGGCAAACTAAATTTTGCGGGGATTGAGGATTCTGAGATTCCGGCGACTCCGCCTGAGACGAAACCGAAGCGCAACCGTGTCACTCTTTTCGCGACGGGGAAGAACGACTGA
- a CDS encoding T9SS type A sorting domain-containing protein — MTNKTTEIDRMKKIFAMMMVAVLALALPLAVQAQPCTPTFNGQPFTPSTELHLGESACISLCQFSFVAFALVGADLDEAGVPVLLTAAGCSPANSNCDEQCTPMDPPTVFTLGGGFYFPDPTAFGGYSDCVEIIYRHNHDGVWEIEIFSLCEGCFCLTFEDQLAAEVSNFDAVAGDAQVTLNFRTASESDLDHFNVLRDGMKQAEIAATNSASGHDYSWVDNNVVNGVSYTYSLESVDVNGHVEVLAATNATPNGSPSVVAQFALDQNFPNPFNPETNINFELAEATNVSLRVFNLLGQEVATLVSGPQAAGRHTVTFDASNLTSGMYVYRLEAGEFSATRKMVLMK, encoded by the coding sequence ATGACAAACAAAACCACGGAGATTGACCGCATGAAGAAGATATTTGCAATGATGATGGTGGCTGTCTTGGCCTTAGCTCTGCCCCTTGCGGTGCAGGCTCAGCCCTGCACGCCAACCTTCAACGGACAGCCTTTTACGCCGTCGACCGAACTGCACCTTGGCGAATCTGCCTGTATCAGTCTGTGCCAGTTCAGCTTCGTCGCCTTTGCGTTGGTTGGTGCCGATTTGGATGAGGCGGGCGTTCCCGTCCTCCTGACCGCGGCTGGCTGCAGCCCGGCGAACAGCAACTGTGATGAACAGTGCACCCCGATGGATCCTCCGACCGTATTTACTCTGGGGGGTGGTTTCTACTTCCCGGATCCGACCGCGTTCGGTGGTTACAGCGACTGCGTTGAGATCATTTACCGTCACAACCATGACGGCGTTTGGGAAATCGAAATTTTCAGTTTGTGTGAAGGTTGCTTCTGCTTGACCTTCGAAGATCAGTTGGCTGCCGAAGTGTCGAACTTCGACGCGGTCGCCGGCGATGCGCAGGTGACTCTAAACTTCCGTACTGCCAGCGAGTCTGATCTTGACCACTTCAACGTCCTCCGTGACGGCATGAAGCAAGCTGAAATCGCCGCGACCAACAGTGCGTCCGGCCATGACTATAGCTGGGTGGATAACAACGTCGTCAACGGCGTGAGCTATACCTACTCACTGGAATCCGTCGACGTGAACGGTCACGTTGAAGTTTTGGCCGCGACGAACGCGACGCCGAACGGCTCGCCGTCCGTGGTTGCCCAGTTTGCGCTGGATCAGAACTTCCCGAACCCGTTCAACCCCGAGACGAACATCAACTTCGAGTTGGCTGAAGCGACCAATGTTAGCCTCCGTGTGTTCAACCTCCTTGGTCAAGAGGTCGCCACGTTGGTGAGTGGTCCGCAAGCCGCCGGACGTCACACCGTGACGTTCGATGCTTCCAACCTGACGAGCGGCATGTATGTCTATCGTCTGGAAGCCGGCGAGTTCAGCGCAACCCGCAAGATGGTTCTGATGAAGTAA
- a CDS encoding T9SS type A sorting domain-containing protein, which produces MKKMRLVLILSMAFMLASNALALESATLAFDETNQKMHLIIGDSSPFNAVVSFIHLPAACGLPQRWDESTGQYVDGIVAENTDFHWCELDMYVGDLAIGTPVQVAAEVQVWSLDWSTLEYTQPVSDWNEFQTTDGSTLEYLNDGCTPVLPTSIPINSAFCATLCHGTYVIPIECESPEHTPNTLEITVTNRCDPAEGSHCNNPDCPGVDWGLFNWNIRVLPNCLLYLTLSYCGVDPGCVCIWRSDFILPVEISGFTAVAGDGKVNLNWSTSSESDLRNFRVTRSTEREGVYAEMARFDASNNASGNNYSWTDENVANGTTYYYKLHVEDVNGNLSVYNIGGQTVVAEATPEAGAGVVDHCELAQNYPNPFNSQTSFSFSLPLADNVTLKVYDMLGREVATVVDGAMNAGTHTVNWSAEGLATGVYMYTLKAGNFSESKKLLYLK; this is translated from the coding sequence ATGAAGAAAATGCGACTTGTTTTGATTCTGTCGATGGCATTTATGCTGGCAAGCAATGCCCTCGCGTTGGAATCCGCTACGTTGGCATTCGATGAAACGAATCAGAAAATGCACCTGATCATTGGCGACTCCAGCCCGTTCAACGCGGTGGTGTCCTTTATTCACCTTCCGGCGGCATGCGGCCTTCCGCAGCGCTGGGATGAATCCACGGGTCAGTATGTGGACGGTATCGTGGCTGAAAACACGGACTTCCACTGGTGCGAATTGGATATGTATGTTGGCGATCTGGCAATCGGCACCCCCGTTCAGGTGGCTGCTGAAGTCCAGGTTTGGAGCCTTGACTGGAGCACCCTTGAGTACACTCAGCCTGTCTCCGATTGGAATGAATTCCAAACGACTGACGGCTCGACTCTTGAGTATTTGAATGACGGTTGCACCCCGGTGCTTCCGACCTCGATTCCGATTAACTCGGCCTTTTGCGCGACACTGTGCCACGGCACGTACGTAATCCCCATTGAATGCGAAAGCCCCGAGCACACCCCCAACACGCTGGAAATCACGGTCACGAACCGTTGCGATCCGGCTGAAGGTTCCCACTGCAACAACCCGGACTGCCCGGGCGTCGACTGGGGCCTGTTCAATTGGAACATCCGCGTGCTTCCGAATTGCTTGCTGTACTTGACGCTGTCCTATTGCGGCGTTGATCCCGGCTGCGTTTGCATTTGGCGCTCGGACTTCATTCTGCCCGTCGAAATCAGCGGCTTCACCGCCGTTGCCGGCGATGGCAAAGTCAACCTGAACTGGAGCACGTCGTCGGAAAGCGATCTTCGCAACTTCCGCGTGACCCGTTCGACCGAACGCGAAGGCGTTTATGCTGAAATGGCTCGTTTCGATGCGTCGAACAACGCCAGCGGCAACAACTACAGCTGGACCGACGAAAATGTCGCGAACGGCACCACTTACTACTACAAGCTGCACGTCGAAGACGTGAACGGCAATCTCTCCGTGTACAACATCGGTGGACAGACCGTCGTGGCAGAAGCCACTCCGGAAGCTGGCGCCGGCGTTGTGGATCATTGCGAACTGGCTCAGAACTACCCGAACCCGTTCAACTCGCAAACCAGCTTCAGCTTCTCGCTGCCCCTCGCGGACAACGTGACTTTGAAGGTCTATGACATGCTGGGTCGCGAAGTTGCCACGGTGGTCGACGGTGCGATGAACGCCGGAACGCACACTGTGAACTGGTCGGCTGAAGGCCTCGCCACGGGTGTCTATATGTACACCCTGAAGGCTGGCAACTTCAGCGAGTCGAAGAAGCTGTTGTATCTCAAGTAA
- a CDS encoding TatD family hydrolase, whose amino-acid sequence MIDTHCHLYFEQFSADLEEVLLRAREAGVDRAITIAIDRETGEQCLEIVNRFPGQVFCALGIHPSETDKTTEEDLDWVEAAVGDPAVVAVGEIGLDIYRGETNIKEQEVLFERLLELARRVDLPVVIHHRAAGLRTVEIIESAGNHKGVFHCFSEDYDYAKRVLDAGFMISFTGNITYKNSKLPELAAKLPLDRLMLETDAPFMAPVPHRGRRAEPAHVRDIALKLSETHNISLAEIDRITTETAQRLFFSDGRVRLTSER is encoded by the coding sequence ATGATAGATACCCACTGCCACCTCTACTTCGAACAATTTTCCGCTGACTTAGAGGAGGTGTTGCTGCGTGCGCGGGAAGCCGGAGTCGATCGCGCGATCACGATTGCGATTGACCGCGAAACGGGAGAGCAATGTCTCGAGATTGTGAATCGTTTTCCCGGTCAAGTCTTTTGCGCACTCGGAATTCACCCCAGTGAAACGGACAAAACCACCGAAGAAGACTTAGATTGGGTCGAAGCAGCCGTGGGTGATCCGGCCGTTGTCGCGGTCGGGGAAATCGGCTTAGATATTTACCGCGGTGAAACGAACATCAAAGAGCAAGAAGTGCTTTTTGAGCGCCTGCTTGAACTTGCGCGCAGAGTCGATCTGCCGGTCGTGATCCACCACCGCGCGGCCGGACTGCGAACGGTTGAGATAATTGAATCGGCAGGTAATCACAAAGGTGTTTTTCACTGCTTCTCTGAAGATTACGACTACGCGAAGCGCGTGCTCGATGCAGGATTTATGATTTCTTTCACGGGCAACATAACCTACAAAAACTCCAAACTGCCCGAACTTGCGGCCAAGCTCCCGCTGGACCGCCTTATGCTGGAGACGGACGCTCCATTTATGGCTCCGGTCCCCCACCGGGGCCGGCGAGCGGAACCGGCTCACGTGCGGGATATAGCACTTAAGTTATCGGAAACACATAACATATCCCTCGCCGAAATAGACAGAATCACGACGGAAACGGCCCAGCGGCTATTCTTCTCAGACGGGAGGGTCAGACTAACCTCCGAGAGGTAG
- a CDS encoding CHAD domain-containing protein has product MPGNSTKIDHSITAYAAAMLKPRVKRVGKQAKRAVKRPDDPENVHQTRVATRRLRTVFRGFKRVLPPESRMWNKEMRSVTKTLGDARDLDVQILFLDSLIHDQRKVAVRDGLMLLREEREHNRAKAQKRVDKAIASLKATSVLNDMEKWCKAHAQDLPDPPSRTLKLFAFEQIGLALDEVYAFEKSLPDPKKVGEHHALRIAIKHFRYSLELFGPLFRDGLTAWIEKAKYAQDSLGILHDLDVWIEKLPGELLKTLSRDGQSDIELPRPAEQGTKWLLTYCRTQRRDTHAQFVVWWKDNADEQHRRGLRRTLGDSIVENRTSNS; this is encoded by the coding sequence ATGCCAGGTAATAGCACAAAGATTGACCATAGCATCACGGCGTACGCCGCCGCAATGTTAAAACCACGTGTGAAGCGGGTCGGAAAACAGGCGAAACGCGCCGTAAAACGTCCCGACGATCCCGAGAATGTCCATCAAACTCGCGTCGCCACGCGGAGGCTGCGCACGGTCTTTCGCGGCTTTAAGCGTGTGTTGCCGCCCGAGTCGCGCATGTGGAACAAAGAAATGCGATCTGTGACAAAAACTCTTGGCGATGCACGCGATCTCGACGTACAGATTCTCTTTCTGGATAGCCTGATTCACGATCAGCGCAAAGTTGCTGTGCGCGATGGCTTAATGTTGCTCCGTGAAGAACGCGAACACAACAGGGCGAAAGCTCAAAAGCGCGTCGATAAAGCCATAGCCTCGCTCAAAGCGACGAGTGTTTTGAACGACATGGAAAAGTGGTGCAAGGCTCACGCTCAAGACCTTCCCGATCCGCCGTCGCGAACGCTGAAACTGTTTGCCTTTGAACAGATCGGGTTGGCACTTGATGAAGTCTATGCCTTCGAGAAATCGCTGCCCGACCCGAAGAAGGTCGGCGAGCATCATGCGTTGCGCATTGCCATAAAACACTTCCGCTATTCGCTCGAACTGTTCGGCCCACTGTTTCGAGATGGACTGACAGCATGGATAGAAAAAGCGAAATACGCGCAGGACTCACTTGGAATTCTGCATGATTTGGACGTCTGGATCGAGAAGCTGCCGGGAGAATTACTGAAGACACTTTCCAGAGACGGCCAAAGCGACATAGAGCTGCCTCGCCCGGCCGAGCAGGGCACAAAGTGGCTTCTGACCTATTGCCGCACGCAGCGCCGGGACACACACGCACAATTCGTGGTCTGGTGGAAAGACAACGCCGACGAGCAGCACCGCAGAGGGTTGCGCCGAACGCTCGGAGACTCAATCGTAGAAAACAGAACTTCCAACTCATGA
- a CDS encoding cation:proton antiporter, producing the protein MIDVSTLFFLMAAVIGLGFLGAWLFKLTRVPEVMLLIGAGVALREFFHLDNELVLGVAPYFGAFALIVIMFEGGLHLDFQHLLAHWRKSMALLVFVFLLSFGAITALAYYMFEHPLLNAALLGSALACTSAAIVVPLVRQVRMNKSVQTILELESSLSDAIAVLITVTLLNIFTTGHSEGSIGVLIVASLTGALWIGPLSALIWGYIMSKISDQPLIYLATFAAMLVVYASCEAVHSSGVFGVFLFGLLLSNGPRMLRKFWPGKEGREELRDWMGTNVKGFHAELTFLVRTFFFVFLGLLFDFRAITVKNMLESVAIYCVLVIARWIAVSWIKVGENKEEQDRTTRALFLFMPRGLASAVLATIPLQYGIHVSADFITVTICIVFLTNLAITTGVRWVEKGSLPAPPLAKG; encoded by the coding sequence ATGATAGACGTCTCGACACTCTTCTTTTTGATGGCCGCGGTCATTGGGCTGGGCTTTTTGGGCGCGTGGCTTTTTAAGCTCACCCGCGTGCCCGAAGTCATGCTCCTGATCGGCGCCGGTGTCGCGCTGCGCGAGTTTTTTCACTTGGATAACGAACTTGTGCTCGGCGTCGCTCCGTATTTCGGAGCCTTCGCACTGATCGTCATCATGTTCGAAGGCGGACTTCACTTGGATTTTCAGCATCTGCTTGCGCACTGGCGAAAATCCATGGCACTCTTGGTCTTCGTGTTCCTGTTGTCGTTTGGCGCGATTACGGCGCTGGCCTACTACATGTTCGAACATCCGTTGCTGAACGCCGCTCTGCTCGGCTCGGCCTTGGCCTGTACCAGCGCCGCGATTGTAGTACCGCTCGTGCGGCAGGTTCGCATGAACAAATCCGTGCAGACGATTCTCGAGTTGGAGAGTTCGCTCTCCGACGCCATCGCGGTGTTGATCACTGTGACGCTGCTCAATATTTTTACGACGGGACACAGCGAGGGCTCAATCGGCGTGTTGATCGTGGCTTCTTTGACCGGCGCGCTGTGGATCGGTCCGTTGTCCGCGCTGATTTGGGGCTACATCATGTCCAAAATCTCCGATCAGCCGCTGATTTATCTTGCCACGTTCGCTGCGATGCTGGTGGTCTACGCCTCGTGCGAGGCCGTTCACAGCTCCGGTGTGTTCGGTGTATTCTTGTTCGGGCTGTTGTTGTCCAACGGACCGCGGATGCTGCGGAAATTCTGGCCGGGCAAAGAAGGCCGCGAGGAGTTACGCGACTGGATGGGCACGAACGTAAAAGGTTTTCATGCCGAATTGACCTTTCTCGTGCGCACGTTCTTTTTCGTCTTTTTGGGTTTGTTGTTCGACTTCCGGGCGATCACCGTCAAAAACATGCTCGAATCCGTGGCAATCTATTGCGTGTTGGTCATCGCACGCTGGATTGCAGTCAGTTGGATCAAGGTCGGCGAGAACAAAGAAGAACAGGACCGCACGACTCGCGCGCTGTTTTTGTTCATGCCGCGCGGGTTGGCCTCGGCAGTGCTCGCGACCATACCCTTGCAATACGGAATCCACGTCAGCGCGGATTTCATTACAGTGACGATCTGCATCGTCTTCTTGACAAACCTCGCCATAACCACGGGAGTTCGCTGGGTGGAAAAGGGCTCTCTGCCCGCTCCGCCGCTCGCGAAAGGATAG
- a CDS encoding SpoIID/LytB domain-containing protein: MKISIGLLWNEPEIRGSLKGRYRAQCFTDCNRWLDLPDAVGDFKVIAHNTPVPELSWAVRLGECFSQESANNQLSKIEHSELLEHADVLEAGKVWQSAQGQLDNRVWWPIVKLESREQASEVIQKLRTSHPIGLTLVRLTRPEMKTRFSLIIGDFQSYVVRVKFISSSHNATFTLQNVPIGRGFHWERREPLTYRGELEIFATPDGGLSAANRLPLEQYVETAVGSEMRHDLPEAFSQAQAVAARSTVLATANRHHYSDGFDLCHDDHCQCYQGTIREANAVIEPIRATSGQVLLHVPPRFSGGDRGGRVADARYAKSCGGVSDHFNEVWGEEEPGYFAVRSCGDFEFPDLSDEQNAAHFLNNPPQAFCNPERYPYPKPWDEDSLFRWTKEYDRALLGELLKKKTGIDIGAIKELKAKHRSPSGRITILDVIGESGATTLFGELEIRRALSESHLPSSYFIVQVSDNLITLSGGGWGHGVGLCQLGAVAMAKDGWTLEQILAHYYPNTTLETL; encoded by the coding sequence TTGAAAATCTCCATCGGTCTCCTCTGGAACGAACCTGAAATTCGCGGCTCACTAAAGGGCCGTTACCGCGCACAATGTTTCACCGACTGCAATCGCTGGCTGGACTTGCCAGATGCCGTCGGCGACTTCAAAGTCATCGCGCATAATACTCCCGTGCCCGAATTGTCGTGGGCGGTGCGCTTGGGCGAGTGCTTCTCGCAAGAGAGCGCGAACAACCAGCTCAGCAAAATCGAACACTCCGAATTGCTCGAACACGCCGACGTCCTCGAAGCCGGAAAGGTTTGGCAAAGCGCGCAAGGCCAACTCGACAATCGAGTGTGGTGGCCGATAGTCAAACTTGAGAGCCGCGAACAAGCGTCCGAAGTCATCCAAAAACTCCGCACGTCGCATCCGATCGGCCTGACGCTCGTGCGCCTGACACGCCCGGAGATGAAAACGCGGTTCTCGCTCATCATCGGCGATTTTCAAAGCTATGTCGTGCGTGTGAAATTTATCTCGTCGTCGCACAACGCAACGTTTACTTTGCAAAATGTACCGATTGGCAGAGGCTTTCACTGGGAACGCCGCGAACCGTTGACCTACAGAGGAGAACTCGAAATCTTCGCGACACCGGACGGTGGCCTAAGCGCTGCCAACCGCTTGCCGCTCGAACAATATGTCGAAACGGCCGTGGGTTCGGAGATGCGACACGACTTGCCGGAGGCCTTTTCACAAGCGCAAGCCGTCGCCGCGCGCTCAACTGTCTTGGCGACTGCGAACCGTCATCACTACAGTGACGGGTTCGATCTGTGTCACGACGATCATTGTCAATGCTATCAAGGCACCATCCGCGAAGCCAACGCAGTAATTGAGCCTATTCGGGCGACAAGCGGGCAAGTGTTGCTTCATGTTCCCCCTCGCTTCAGCGGGGGGGATAGGGGGGGTAGAGTCGCCGACGCGCGCTACGCAAAGTCCTGCGGCGGAGTGAGCGACCATTTCAACGAAGTGTGGGGAGAAGAAGAGCCCGGCTATTTCGCCGTCAGGTCATGCGGAGATTTCGAATTTCCTGATTTGAGCGACGAACAGAACGCCGCTCATTTTCTGAACAACCCTCCACAAGCCTTTTGCAATCCGGAACGCTATCCGTATCCCAAACCGTGGGACGAAGATTCGCTCTTTCGCTGGACGAAAGAATATGACCGCGCACTGCTTGGTGAGTTGCTGAAAAAGAAAACTGGAATCGACATTGGCGCGATCAAAGAGCTGAAAGCAAAACATCGCAGTCCGTCGGGACGCATCACGATTCTTGACGTCATCGGCGAATCGGGCGCAACAACTCTCTTTGGAGAACTCGAGATCCGTCGCGCTCTGTCCGAATCGCATCTGCCGTCATCTTACTTTATCGTGCAAGTCTCTGATAATTTGATTACATTGTCGGGAGGAGGCTGGGGGCACGGCGTCGGCTTGTGCCAATTGGGCGCGGTCGCGATGGCCAAAGATGGCTGGACGCTCGAACAAATCCTCGCCCACTACTATCCGAACACGACTTTGGAAACCTTATGA